In Lacrimispora indolis DSM 755, a genomic segment contains:
- a CDS encoding carbohydrate ABC transporter permease has product MAQKTPKEINYNEIPAHIRRRPYYIIAPGLLILIGIMIPFAIAIFLSLTNYSFKNPNFKFIFLRNWIRVYQDPDFYHSLWVTIKYGFFATGTQMILGSVIAILLRKDTGFTRVLKVVFTFPLMVAPAIAVLIWQLMTSNSVGVLEKFLNLFGVYGFKWAASQETAMFTAVLIDTWVNTPFVLLLVLAGLQSLPKSPFEAAEVDGASSWFIFKTLTFPMLKPFMYIALLFRLMAALQEFGIIFALTKGGPGNTLMNISLTGYITGFQFQKLGYALPYLLTLWVIVNVTASFLVNRQRKMAKQAQGY; this is encoded by the coding sequence TTGGCACAAAAAACACCGAAGGAAATCAATTATAATGAAATTCCGGCTCATATACGCAGACGGCCGTACTATATCATCGCTCCCGGACTCCTGATCCTGATCGGGATTATGATTCCATTTGCCATAGCGATATTTTTATCGCTGACAAATTACTCATTTAAAAATCCAAATTTTAAGTTCATCTTTTTGCGCAACTGGATTCGGGTGTATCAGGACCCTGATTTTTACCATTCCCTTTGGGTTACCATCAAGTATGGATTCTTTGCAACGGGAACTCAGATGATCCTGGGGTCCGTAATCGCGATCCTGCTTCGGAAGGATACCGGATTTACAAGGGTTTTAAAGGTGGTATTCACTTTTCCGCTGATGGTGGCTCCGGCCATTGCAGTGCTCATCTGGCAGCTGATGACTTCCAATTCGGTGGGCGTGCTGGAAAAGTTTTTAAACCTGTTTGGTGTGTATGGATTTAAGTGGGCAGCATCCCAGGAAACGGCCATGTTCACTGCGGTGCTGATAGATACCTGGGTAAATACCCCCTTCGTGCTGTTACTGGTTTTGGCAGGGCTTCAGTCTCTGCCGAAATCCCCCTTTGAAGCAGCCGAAGTGGATGGGGCCAGTTCGTGGTTTATCTTTAAAACACTGACCTTTCCCATGCTTAAGCCGTTTATGTACATCGCTCTTTTATTCCGATTGATGGCGGCACTGCAGGAATTCGGCATTATATTTGCCCTGACTAAGGGCGGACCGGGAAATACGCTTATGAACATTTCACTGACAGGCTATATTACAGGATTTCAATTCCAGAAGTTAGGGTATGCACTTCCCTATTTGCTGACCCTTTGGGTGATTGTCAATGTTACAGCCAGTTTTCTTGTAAACAGGCAGCGTAAAATGGCAAAGCAGGCCCAGGGATATTGA
- a CDS encoding carbohydrate ABC transporter permease, which yields MEHSIETAKQRNRLKEGARETGRNLGLALYALYALFPLIWMLICTFKSDTEMYNTVFIFRPTLANYQAVLLGTDYVRAFFQNIIVSGGAVLLTVVAGVPAAYALARYDFRKKDDIAFQILSFKFAPEIMVILPIFLIFQKIGLYDTYFGLIWVYQLITMPLLIWVVRGYFEDISVEVEQAASLDGYCWYEVFLKTLLPLIKPGLVASGLLAFIFAWNSFTFPLILSGFKIQTLTITSLRYISSETVHYGQVAVAATVAVLPEIIACLFIQKHLVRGLSFGAVKG from the coding sequence ATGGAGCATTCCATTGAAACCGCGAAACAAAGAAACAGGCTGAAAGAAGGGGCCAGGGAAACCGGACGCAATCTGGGACTTGCCCTGTACGCCCTGTATGCCCTGTTCCCTCTTATCTGGATGCTGATCTGTACGTTTAAGAGCGATACGGAAATGTATAATACAGTCTTTATCTTCCGGCCAACACTTGCCAATTATCAGGCGGTTCTGCTGGGAACGGATTATGTCCGGGCTTTTTTTCAAAATATTATTGTTTCCGGAGGGGCAGTGCTGCTTACGGTAGTGGCAGGTGTGCCTGCGGCATATGCACTGGCCCGGTATGACTTCCGGAAAAAGGATGATATTGCATTTCAGATTTTATCGTTTAAGTTTGCGCCGGAGATCATGGTGATTCTGCCGATTTTCCTGATCTTTCAAAAGATCGGGCTGTATGATACATATTTTGGTTTGATTTGGGTTTACCAGCTGATCACCATGCCTCTTCTCATCTGGGTGGTACGGGGGTATTTTGAGGATATCAGCGTGGAGGTGGAGCAGGCCGCTTCCTTAGACGGGTACTGCTGGTATGAAGTGTTTTTAAAGACCCTTCTGCCTCTGATCAAACCGGGACTGGTTGCCTCAGGGCTTCTGGCCTTTATCTTTGCATGGAACAGTTTTACATTTCCGCTGATTCTCAGCGGGTTTAAGATCCAAACCCTTACCATCACATCCCTTCGGTATATTTCATCTGAAACCGTACATTACGGGCAGGTGGCAGTGGCGGCCACCGTAGCCGTTCTGCCGGAGATCATCGCCTGTCTGTTCATTCAGAAGCATTTGGTAAGAGGACTCAGCTTCGGCGCTGTTAAAGGATAA
- a CDS encoding ABC transporter ATP-binding protein has product MAEIELINVTKKYGSKTAVDGVSLTVKDNEFFVLFGPAGAGKTSLLKVIAGIEFPQEGLVKIDGKIVNHVEPMNRNVSMVFENYALYPHLSVYDNIASPMRSRLYKQSEDFIRSEVDRVTVMMRINHLLERKPSQLSNGQRQRVAIGRGLVRKPNVFLMDEPLAHLDAKLRHFMRRELKEMQSNFNTTTIYVTHDYMEAMSLADRIAVVHEGRIVQIGSAVEMYYLPRNEFVARLFGEPEINIFSGAFKLSGNQGLIAAFEQDSVLEVTPDVIDRIASLDGEQIDVGIRGSDIAFRFEKQDSTWIRASVYANEPIGNKVIMTVLAGENKLEVVAPNDTRASIDQEVYLKFNMANALYFDHSSKELITRAGRQKYEAKSLNGGQ; this is encoded by the coding sequence TTGGCAGAAATAGAACTGATTAATGTTACAAAAAAATACGGATCTAAGACAGCGGTGGACGGGGTCAGCCTGACTGTGAAAGACAATGAATTCTTTGTACTGTTTGGTCCGGCCGGAGCAGGTAAAACTTCCTTGCTCAAGGTGATCGCAGGAATTGAATTCCCCCAGGAGGGGCTGGTGAAGATAGATGGAAAGATCGTAAACCACGTGGAACCCATGAACCGGAACGTTTCCATGGTATTTGAGAATTATGCCCTTTATCCCCATTTAAGTGTTTATGATAATATCGCTTCCCCCATGAGAAGCAGGCTTTATAAGCAAAGCGAGGATTTTATCCGATCTGAGGTGGACCGGGTCACTGTGATGATGAGGATCAACCATTTACTGGAGCGAAAGCCCAGTCAGCTTTCCAATGGGCAGCGGCAGCGTGTGGCCATCGGACGGGGATTGGTGAGAAAACCCAATGTATTCCTTATGGATGAACCCTTAGCCCATTTGGATGCAAAGCTCCGTCATTTTATGCGGCGGGAGTTAAAAGAAATGCAAAGCAATTTTAATACCACAACCATCTATGTGACTCACGATTACATGGAAGCCATGTCCTTGGCAGACCGGATCGCCGTGGTTCATGAGGGGAGGATCGTGCAGATAGGAAGTGCCGTTGAAATGTATTATCTTCCCCGCAACGAGTTTGTCGCAAGACTGTTCGGAGAACCTGAGATCAACATTTTTTCAGGCGCTTTTAAGCTCAGTGGAAATCAGGGGCTGATTGCTGCCTTTGAACAAGACTCTGTCCTGGAGGTGACACCAGATGTGATTGACCGTATAGCCTCCCTGGATGGGGAGCAGATTGATGTGGGTATCCGGGGCAGTGACATCGCCTTTCGCTTTGAAAAACAGGACAGTACCTGGATCAGAGCCTCGGTTTATGCCAATGAACCCATTGGAAATAAGGTCATCATGACGGTTCTTGCCGGTGAAAATAAATTGGAGGTGGTTGCCCCCAATGATACCAGGGCTTCTATTGACCAGGAGGTTTATTTAAAATTCAATATGGCAAATGCTCTCTATTTCGACCATTCCTCAAAGGAATTGATTACAAGAGCCGGAAGACAGAAATATGAAGCAAAGAGTCTAAACGGAGGTCAATGA